In Chryseobacterium gotjawalense, the following are encoded in one genomic region:
- the tnpA gene encoding IS200/IS605 family transposase: MGQSLNKIYVHLVFSTKHRNPMITDAIQEELFKYLGGICKGLECDPVQVGGYRDHVHILCLLSKKITLMKLLEEVKSHSSKWIKTKGSDFQNFYWQNGYGAFSVNPKEIEIVKNYIINQEEHHKTKSFQDEFLAFLKKYNVEYDERYIWD, from the coding sequence ATGGGGCAATCTTTAAATAAAATTTATGTGCATTTGGTTTTTTCAACCAAACACAGAAATCCTATGATAACGGATGCAATACAGGAAGAACTGTTTAAATATTTAGGAGGTATTTGTAAAGGTCTGGAATGCGATCCAGTTCAAGTTGGAGGTTATAGAGATCACGTGCATATCTTATGTTTATTATCGAAAAAAATTACACTAATGAAATTATTAGAAGAGGTAAAATCACATTCTTCAAAATGGATTAAAACAAAAGGTAGTGATTTCCAAAACTTTTATTGGCAAAATGGCTACGGAGCATTTTCTGTAAATCCAAAGGAAATTGAAATTGTGAAAAATTATATAATTAACCAAGAAGAACATCACAAAACGAAATCATTTCAGGACGAATTTTTAGCATTTTTAAAGAAATATAATGTTGAATATGATGAGAGATATATTTGGGATTGA
- a CDS encoding homocysteine S-methyltransferase family protein — protein MKNTTSLYKALNERILVLDGAMGTMLQRYKFSEEDYRGERFINWEHPLKGNNDLLSLTQPQAIEEVHRKYLEAGADIIETNTFSGTTIAMADYHMEDLVYDLNYESAKIARKVCDEFTTKNPEKPRFVAGSIGPTNKTASLSPDVNDPGFRAITFDELRIAYKQQSEALLDGGSDILLVETVFDTLNAKAALFAIDEIQEERNIKIPIMVSGTITDASGRTLSGQTAEAFLISVSHLNLLSVGFNCALGAEQLTPYLETLSNNSDFYISAYPNAGLPNAFGQYDESPEFMAEQIREYAEKGLINIIGGCCGTTPPHIKAIADLVKDYLPRKISVKS, from the coding sequence ATGAAAAATACAACATCACTTTATAAAGCTTTAAACGAAAGAATTCTCGTGCTCGATGGTGCGATGGGAACGATGCTGCAGCGCTATAAATTTTCAGAAGAAGATTACCGCGGCGAAAGATTCATAAATTGGGAACATCCTTTAAAGGGAAACAATGATTTGCTTTCCCTTACGCAGCCTCAGGCGATCGAAGAAGTTCACCGCAAATATCTGGAAGCCGGAGCCGACATTATCGAAACCAACACCTTTTCCGGAACGACCATCGCGATGGCTGATTACCATATGGAGGATTTAGTTTACGACCTCAATTATGAATCTGCAAAAATTGCAAGAAAAGTATGCGACGAATTCACCACAAAAAATCCCGAAAAACCAAGATTTGTCGCCGGATCAATCGGTCCAACCAATAAAACCGCAAGTTTAAGTCCGGATGTTAATGATCCGGGTTTTCGTGCAATTACTTTTGATGAATTAAGAATTGCTTATAAACAGCAGTCAGAAGCACTTTTAGACGGCGGTTCAGATATTCTTTTAGTAGAAACTGTTTTCGATACGCTGAATGCAAAAGCAGCACTTTTCGCGATTGATGAAATTCAGGAAGAAAGAAACATAAAAATTCCAATTATGGTTTCCGGAACGATTACTGACGCTTCCGGACGGACACTAAGCGGACAAACTGCGGAAGCATTTCTCATCTCAGTTTCACATTTAAATCTTTTAAGTGTTGGTTTCAACTGCGCGCTTGGTGCAGAGCAGCTCACCCCATATTTGGAAACACTTTCCAATAATTCTGATTTTTATATTTCGGCCTATCCAAATGCAGGACTTCCGAACGCTTTCGGGCAATACGACGAATCCCCGGAATTTATGGCCGAACAAATCAGAGAATATGCTGAGAAAGGTTTAATCAATATCATCGGTGGTTGCTGCGGAACAACGCCGCCTCACATCAAAGCCATCGCTGATTTGGTGAAAGATTATCTGCCTCGTAAAATTAGTGTAAAATCTTAG